A single window of Eucalyptus grandis isolate ANBG69807.140 chromosome 1, ASM1654582v1, whole genome shotgun sequence DNA harbors:
- the LOC104441204 gene encoding LOW QUALITY PROTEIN: protein trichome birefringence-like 39 (The sequence of the model RefSeq protein was modified relative to this genomic sequence to represent the inferred CDS: inserted 1 base in 1 codon), protein MAFLSRAIFLCFFLYHTKAESFPSLSDQSLITTNFSARKLLAGRCNFFHGKWVYDASYPLYDSSSCPFIDPQFNCIKYGRRDRQYLKYRWQPFSCNLPRFSAWNFLNKWRGKKIMFVGDSLSLNIWQSLSCMIHAQMPNARTVLFKREGLASLTFVDYDVKIMLYRTQYLVDVVREPAGLVLKLDSIRGGNAWRGMDVLVFNSWHWWTHTGRTQPWDYMQEGNKLYKDMNRLVAYYKGMTTWARWVNRNVDPSRTKVFFQGISPTHYEGKDWNAPSQSCSGQTQPYFGYRYPGGLPLSWAVVNKVLSRVKKPVYLLDITTLSEYRKDGHPTYYSGDHGGIMDCSHWCXPGLPDTWNELLYAALFS, encoded by the exons ATGGCTTTCCTGTCCAGAGCCatcttcctctgttttttccTATATCATACTAAAGCAGAAAGTTTCCCCAGTCTCTCTGACCAGAGTCTCATCACCACCAACTTCAGTGCAAGAAAATTACTTGCTGGACGCTGCAATTTCTTCCATGGAAAATGGGTATATGATGCTTCATACCCTCTCTATGACTCCTCGAGCTGTCCCTTCATAGATCCACAATTCAACTGCATCAAGTACGGGAGGCGTGATAGGCAGTATCTCAAGTACAGATGGCAGCCCTTCTCTTGTAACTTGCCAAG GTTCAGCGCGTGGAATTTCTTGAACAAATGGAGGGGGAAGAAGATAATGTTCGTGGGCGACTCGCTGAGCTTGAACATTTGGCAGTCTCTGTCTTGTATGATCCATGCCCAAATGCCCAATGCCAGGACCGTACTCTTCAAGAGGGAAGGCCTCGCTTCGCTCACATTTGTG GACTACGATGTGAAAATAATGCTGTACCGGACGCAGTACCTGGTAGATGTGGTGCGAGAGCCGGCGGGACTGGTGCTGAAGCTCGACTCGATCAGGGGCGGCAATGCGTGGCGAGGCATGGACGTGCTGGTCTTTAACTCCTGGCACTGGTGGACCCACACCGGGAGAACTCAGCC GTGGGATTATATGCAAGAAGGCAACAAGCTGTATAAGGACATGAACCGACTGGTGGCCTATTATAAAGGAATGACCACGTGGGCTCGATGGGTGAACCGTAATGTCGATCCTTCAAGAACCAAGGTCTTCTTCCAAGGAATTTCCCCAACCCACTATGA AGGGAAGGACTGGAATGCACCGTCACAATCTTGCTCCGGCCAGACACAGCCATACTTTGGCTACAGGTACCCCGGCGGGCTTCCATTGTCTTGGGCCGTTGTGAACAAAGTCCTAAGCAGGGTCAAGAAGCCCGTCTATCTGCTCGACATCACAACCCTCTCAGAGTACCGGAAGGATGGGCACCCGACGTATTACAGTGGCGACCACGGCGGCATCATGGATTGCAGCCACTGGT CTCCCGGGTTGCCTGACACATGGAACGAGCTCCTGTATGCAGCTCTGTTCAGCTGA